Genomic DNA from Candidatus Sulfurimonas marisnigri:
GGTTCTTGTTAAAAAACTTAGGCTGTAGCTTCACTTCAAAGCGTGTGACGCTATAAGGCAGATTTTCTTTGATAGCTTTGTCATAAAGGTATGCTCTTTGTACCGCTAGTTGAAGCTTATGATTGGGTATCTTCTCCATATAACTTGTTGTGTCAAACCATTGTAATTCATTTGCTCCGTAGTAGACTGTTTTAGGTGATTTCTTCGTACATAATGCCAATACATGTTCATACTTTGTAAAGAGATCCAAACTGATGTCTAGTCCATTTAATTTAAATGTAATTTGTCTCGTATTGAAATATGCACATGTTTTCATTAGGATATTGTTGGTTATTGTATCAAGTTGTTGATTGTATGTCATCAAACCAGCAAACTCTAGAGAGATGTAATACGTGGTTACAACAGTCTTAGTCAAACTATTTTTTATAGAGAAGCTTCCTGCTCTTACACTTGCTACGACTATATTATTAGCATATACATGATACTCCCTGATATAAAAGTTAGAGTGTTGGTTTATTGGATAGCCCTTGTACGCTACATAAATATTATCTTGTTTAAATAATCCTAGTAACCCCTCTAATATGGCATTACGTGTGTCTTCCTGTGTTGTATCTATTTGTAAAGATACAGTGTCTATTCTTGTTTGGTACTTCATTGTACTTACTTTGTATAAAGATAAGAAGATAAGATATAGTTATAATTATGTAATAATATGTACTTATATAACTCTATATTATAGAGATGAAAGTATTACTATTCATAGCACTAATTAATATGGGTAATTACTAGTGTAGCCATGCAATTATCTGTTTTTATCCTCTTTCATACAAAGGAAATGTTTTAAAAAAAAGTGTACTTAGAAGTTAGTCGAGAAAATGATATTATTGCAAGACAACAATTAGGACTAAAATGAAATTATTATTATCACTGCTGTTATTATCTACACTCCTGTTCTCAGCTAATGAATCATTCTCAAAATCAAAGAAAGAACTTCGCAAGATATACCAAGGTCATCAAACGACCATCTACTGCGACTGTAAGTACAATTACAAAGATAAAAAGAATATGATTGTCAGAGACTCATGTGGATATATACCTCGTAATGAAAGAACCAAAAAAGGTAAAGTAAATCAAAGAGCGAAACGAATAGAATGGGAGCACCTGATTCCTGCCGAAAACTTTGGTCGTCAATTCTCTTGCTGGAGAGACGGAGATGCTAAATGTACAGATAAAGGAAAAGCTTTTAAAGGGCGTAAGTGCTGTGAAAAGATTGATAAGCAGTATAGAATAATGCAAGCAGATATGCATAACCTATTTCCAGCTGTAGGAGAGCTAAATGCTGATAGAAGTAATTTTAGATTTGATTTTGAGTTACCATCAAAAGGTCAATATGGCGAATGTAGATTCAATGTAGATTTTAAGGACAGAAGAGTAAAAGTTAGAGAAGAGATAAGAGGTGTAATAGCAAGAGACTATCTTTACTTTAATAAACAGTACAAAATGAAACTCTCAAAACAAGAGCTTCAAAAATATAATGCTTGGGACAAAGAGTATCCAGCTGATACATGGGAGATACAACGCAATAATCGTATTGAGAAGATTCAAGGCAACTCAAACCCATTTATAAAATAAGGACAAACATATGAAGCAACTACTCATCGTCTTATTGTTTGTAATTAATGCTTACTCCGATAACAATAATAGTTATGCCACGGCTCTATCAAACTTACAAAGTGTCATCGATAGCAACGCTACAAGCGAACTATTGGATATGGGTTCTAAATACATATAAGAGTATTGATACCAAAGCCAATAGAGATAAGGCGATAATATACAACGACTCTGCTGATAAAATGAGAGATTTTGCAGTTAAAGGTTTAATAGAGATTTAACCACAGATAAGGCGAAATTGATATTTGAAGACAGAAGAGCTAAATTATTAAAATAAGGTTAGTATGCAAAAGACTAACAAATGATAAATTATAAACATGAAGTTCCAATGTAAATAACATTTATTCGAATAGTACTATTGTATACTAGCATATCCAGTTTCAGGTCTTATTGTTATATTAATATCAGTAGTACCATCAGATACTCCAATTACACAGTTAGCTACCATTAAATTACCAGCTACATATGCTGAGCCAGTGCCAGACAAGTCACCAAGTATAGGTCTGCCGACATGATCAAATCCAATAATAGTATTAGCACCACAGCTACCACTGAAAGCAATAGTAACTCCGTAATCGTCATTTAGGTCAATATCTTGCATATTAGTGCCATTATTCATTGCGTCTTGAGCGAAGTTTGTATTGTCATTACTAACTATCGAATATGTATTACCAGTAAATCTTATCTGCCATATATTTTCATACCAGTTTGCTACAGTAGAATCAAATTTATCATCAACTAATGCTAGGTGTTGTGCATATCGAATATGTGAAATTAGCTGAGTTGCTGCCTCTGCTACATTATCTCTGCCAGTTCTTGGTATAGCCACTGCTGCTAAGATACCAATAACTACAATAACCATTACCAATTCTAACATTGTAAATGCTTTTTTCATTCTACCTTCTCCTGATAATCAATTTCATATATTTTATAAATACAGTGCACTAATTCTAAATGTTTTACATTTTTAAACCAAATTATATCCTAGCATGGTACTATATTGAATAAAAATTATAAAATATTTGATTGGGTTTTGATATGGTGAACTTACAGACATGAAGATAAAAATTTTAATAATTAGTCTAAGTATAATTATCTTCAGCAACCTTCTTGTTATGCTATCAATATTAAAAATGCACTTACCTTATACTATCTCAATGTTTATATTTACACTATTATCATTGCTGTTATGGTTTTTTTTACTTAAAAAAGATGTGCCACTAAGCATAAAAAATATAGACCATGGTACTTTTAAAGCTTCATTACTATTAATAATTATAACTTCAAGCTTGTCTGTATTTATGATAGCTACATCAGAAGTAGTTAATTATAATCATATTGTTCTAATGCTAATAACGGCAGTTCTAGTTGCTGTATATGAAGAAATAATTTTTAGAGGCATTGGATTAGGTTCATTCTTAAGTTCTGGGATAAGTCCACTTAGAGCAATTTTATTATCATCTGTAATATTTTCTTTATTTCATATAGGCTATGTTGCAAGTATCGGACTTGATATTATATTATTGTTTATGAATACTTTTATGATGGGGTTTATTTTAGGAACCATCTACTATAAGACTAAAAATATACTTCTTATAATAGTTATACATTTTTTATGGGATTTCGCAGTTTTTATAAATCAAAAACTTCCAACGGTAGAGATTGGTACCGTAACTACAATTATATTGTTTGTTACGACTATTTTATATTTTACATGGAGCGCAAGAAAGGTTAGACTATCAAGTCATTTGGTAAATTAAATTGAGGTCACTCCAATAGGAGCTTAAAAAGTTCAAAAATCTACAGGTTCTTAAACTTAGAAAATATTTTAAAGTCCTTATAAAGCCACCTTTAATGCTCTAATCTATCAATGAAAGCTTCTAATAATATTCCACATGCTTGAACTGTCAACCTGTTTCAGTCAGACTACTTAGTAACCTTGTGCACTTAAAGTATCGTAATAAGAACATCCAACAATATCTTTTAACTCACAAGATTTTTTTAAAAACTCTTGTGCTTTTGTATAATTTTGATCAATATTATTACCTGTATACGTCAACCCAATATAACGGAAAGCTTCAGCATTGTTCATTTCAGACGATTTAAGAAATAAATTAAATCCCTTAGCTTTATCTTCTGGGTTACGGCTTTGGCTATATTTTTTACCAGCCTCATTACATCCTCTTGCAATTTTTCCGTCACATGATTTTTCATAAAGTTCCATAGCTTTTGAAGTATTTCTTTCCACTCCTATCCCTTTATCATACCATTGTCCTAGCTTGAAGCACCCTTGCATATCATCCTTTTCACAAGACTTAGTATAAGATGATGCCAAATCTATATAGGATTCTTTTATACTATTATCAAGATTACAAATTTTTACTACGCTATAGCAACTTATAGAACCATATACTGAGTTACAAGCTTTTTCATAAAGTTTAACAGCTTTTGAATAGTCTTTTTCAACTTCAATACCATCATAATACATAACTGCCAGCCTATGACATCCATTAGAATCACCCATACTACAAGCTTTTGAAAAATATTCCACTGCTTTTGCATTATCTTTCTTTACACCAAGAAAATCAACTCTATACTTAATTCCAAGATTTGTACACGCATAAGGTATATTTCCTTGACAAGCTCTACTAAAAAGTTCAATAGATTTAGCCACATCTTGCTTCACGCCCATTCCACTATTATATAAATTTCCAAGCTTATTACATGCTTCTAAATTACCTTGATTACATTCGGTTGTGTATCGCTCCGCTTCTTTTGTAAAATAATGTTTTATTTTTGTTTGATTCTTTAACAAAGAGTCTTCTGCTTGTACAAGCATGAATAACAAAACTATTAGTATAGGTACACTTTTCATAAATTATATTCCTTATTGTTTAAGTTATTGTATTAGTATCATAATAATACTAATTCGTTTAGCTCTATATTTTCTTAATCTATAAATGAATGACACCAACTATTTGTTGAACCATTTACTATCCACATTATTGGAAGTAAAGAACACATATTAGTAGGTGTCTGAGCATATTCATATAGCGTACCTTTTGTCATATTATTATCAAAATAAACTGTAGTACTTCTATAGCCTATGGGTACAACAAGAGGTATTGGTATAATTACCCAAATAACTGCGCCTCCCCATGCCATACGATTATTATAAATCCAACCTTCCCATCCATTATAAGCTATAATATGTTCATCTGCTTCTCCCCAAAATCCGGCTACTTCTTCTTTAGTATATCGTTTAGAACCACCCCTAATAGTTCCATCTATTAAATCTGGATTAAAGGAAACATGTTTTTCTGCAGATTTTATATTTGTTACACCTACACAACCAGTTATTCCTATCGATAAACTTAACCCAAGTAGTATTTTATATGTCATTTTTTCCCTTTAATCAAACAATAAATTTACTAATTTAAATCATCAAGTATAAGAAATTTTATTGAAATATACTTAAAATTTACTAATTATAATTATTTCATAGTTAAACACTTACATCTCATAACTTTTCGCTAAGTTTAATAACCACTTATATTTGGAACAGCAGTAGCGATTACAAGCTTTCGGTGTTCCACAAAGTGTTCAAAAAGTAAAAACATTAAATTCCCACAAACCTTATGGATTTTTGGAACAAATAAATAGACCTTTACAATTAGATATTCAAAGCATTTCCATTCTGTAGACAATTGAGACAAAAAACTATAAACCTCTCTTTGTCAAGTCATCAGCCAATTCGATAAAATATTCAATAGCAGTCTCTGGAATGAAAGTTGTGCAAGTACCACCATCGATTGGACTTTCATCTTCTCTGTAATCTCTTTGAGAGTAGTAAACATCACCCTCATAGTCTCCATCAGATCGCTCTTGTATATAGATGAAGTGGCTTTCGTGTTTAAATTTAACCTCTTGGTGTTTGAGTAGCTTGGCTGCAAGTGTTTGATGATTCATTTTGTGATATGTCCTTATCATGTAGTTAATTAAATGTCATACTCTTGTAAAGTAACTCCAGTCAAATTGGTGATGAAGACTTTATGAGCATAAACATTAAACCAAAGCCTCGGATAGCCAGCTGGCAGTGGTGTAGCGTCATTAGCAATAATCTTCTCAACTCTTAGAGCATCGAACTTGCCTGACACAAAGTCTTGTGTGATTGCGTCTCCGTTTTTATTGTGCAGTATTTTCATCTGATTTTAAAGAGTAGTTGCCATAGGCATTGTTGTGCAAACTGTTGGTATCTCTCTTTTCTCCTCCAATAGCTTTTTTTCTATTAATGCAATTTGAGAGACAGTTAAAACATCTCTGCGGCTTCTTAGTAGAAACTCTAAACCAATCTTCGTCCAGTCTTTGAATCTCTTAGCTTGTTCTTGTTTGTAGTACGCTTGTGATGCATTCATAGCAGAACCTCCTCAAGAATTGCATTTTTAAAGCTACTCATGAGAGTTCCTTTACTTTTGAAAAGGGTATAGGTTTAAACGATAAATCTCTCTCTATAGCCAAACCAAGCGGACCATGAATACTTTCCAATTCATCAAGAGTAAAGTATCCTAGTTCACTCTCCATACCCTGCACATATCCAAAACAAGTTTTAGCGTCTTCCTTTGAAAACTCTATAATAAACCAAGTCCAATTTGCATCAGGTGTAAATAGCTTCACATGGCAAATCGGGTCTAAAATGCCTTCAGTTTCGTATAAATCAGGAATATCACTAAGCAGTGTTTGTGGTATTAATTTACCCATATTAAGCCACCTGTTGTTGGTCTATCGGTTTCCACCAAGTTTTACTAGGTGTGTCGAATCTAAATCCACAAGCTTTAATCGAATCTCGCTTATTGTACATGTCATCACCCATCACGATTAGGTTTTGACCTTGCTCAAGAATCGTTAAGCCAAGATTGTAAAGAGAAGAATAGTCATAGGGATTATGAGATTGTTGCGGATGCTGTTGTTGAGATGGTGTTTGTTGTATCTGTTGTTGGCTTGGTTGAGAGTATTGTTGTGGTTGCTGTATCTGCGGTTGGTTCTGATTACGACTCTTATCATAGAGCGAATTGCCAAACTGATTGCCAAAGCTTCTAAAACTTCTTTTGATGGCATCTGTGACCGCTTCTTTAGCTGCTCCTTCATGTGCATCTGCAAGTGTTTTTGCAATGCCGGTACCAAAGCCTACATCTTCTCTTTGAACCTGCTTAGCGTGTTGCATATCATGCACGGTTACTACTATAACTGCTTTATAGCAAAGCACTATGTTTTGGTTAGGATTTGTCTCTTGTGAGACTTCTTCTAAGCTCGTGATTGAATACGACCAATTGCCATAACCAAATATTCTGTTGGCTGTCTCTAAAACATCAAACGCTTCAAGATAGGAAAGATTGATATTACCTTTTGAGCGACTTTTAATTCTACTGCTGTCTAGCTCATAAGCTAGAACTTGGTTCTGTTTATCATTGAACATTTTATCTCCTTTATGCTGCTTCTTGTGAATCTACTAAATTTAGTAGTTCTGTTGCTTGATTATTTGCACTTGTGCGTCTAGCGTTGACTTTTATACGAGCCGGTGTTTCTTCGCTTGTTACACTAACTTTTACAAACTCATCTATCTCATCCATCCCCTCAACGCTTAGCATTGCCTCCTTAACAGACTGCTCATCCACTACTACTGAAAAGTATCCCAGCTTGATAAGTGCATCTGCATTTATGATTTCAAATGTTTCTGTAAGTTTTGTCCTTTTTGGAGTAATTGTGATTGAAGAAATGGAAGTGCCATCAAGTCTATCTATACCATACTCTGCTAAAACCGCTGCTGTGGCTTCAAGTGTTGTTGCTTTTGCAAGTGATAGATTTTTCTTTAACGCTGTCATCTCCTGTATGTCTGCTGTTAGGTAGTCTATTTTATTTTGGATCTCTTGGATACTGAGACCTAGATAATCTGCTTTTGCATAATAGGGTTTGTTTGATTCAAGAACTTGTCGTACATAGTTTTTGAACCACTCTTGGTTATCCTCTTTGATATTCTCCATCTCTGTCTGTAAGCGGTAGTTGGTTACTTTCATTTTGTTTCCTTTGTTCGGTGTCTAGCAGAAGTGTTGATTTCTGCACTTGTTTTAAAATCATCTATAAAAGCTATGAGATGATTCAGGCTATGGAGTGAATGGTTTATGTGCGATTCAACTCCAACGATGGCACTCCGAGATGTATGTAACTTCTTTGCACTTCTTTTTGCTAGAGTGAGCTGAAGTTGCATTATTTTCAGCTCTAATAGGATGTCGTTGCAGGTGTTGATTGTTTTTGGCATGGGAGAAGATTAAGCAGCTAACGCAAATGATGGCTCTTTTATGGAAGCTATTCTTTCTGCAATATCCCATAATCCTTGATTGACATCAACATCTTTTGAAATAGAGGTGATTTCTCTACTTGTAAAACGGCGACCTGTCTCTTTATTGGTTCCTGATATGTTCCCACGGATAAGGTTTTCTTGGATGACATTAAGTACGGTGTACAAATCATTGCGTTTATCTTCTTCTCTGTGAGGAACAAGTAAATCTTGATAATCTACTTGTAAGTGCTTCTCAAATCGTAGAGGAATTGTACTGCGTGCAAATGACTCCTTTTCATGTTGGCTTAGTTCTATAGATTCTAGTATTTCAATCTTATCCATCAGTTTTGGTTTAATTGCCGTAATGTTAGCAACTGCTGCGGCTACATCATTTTCTCTTTCGCCAAGGTGTTTGATTTTATAGCTCTCAAACACACTGTCTGCTATTACAAGACCGTTAGCGCATACGAAACGAAATATGCCAGCTGATATGCTAAAGCTTTTGCTTCTATCGTGAGAGTTGAATAAAAGTAGCTCCACTGCGTTTTCTTGTGGGTTTAATAGATCGTCAAAGTGTCTAAAGCGAACGAGGTGTTGTTGGTAGCCTTCTTTATCTTCTTGACGAACTTTAGCCTCTGAAACTGATACGGGATACCAGTTGTTTTTCTTGATTTCGTTTATGACTTCGATTGTTGGGATGAAGTGATATTTATCGCTTACATCGATATGTGGCTGCTCTGTGAAGAGCGCTGGGGCTTGGTTCATTAGTTCTGCGTGGGTTAGTGGAAATTTTGACATGGGTGTATCCTTTTTAAGTTTGGTTGTGTTGGTTGAGAGTCTCATTAGACTAATTTTCTTGTGACTCTAGGGTCTCTTTTAAGATTGTTGCTCCTGCTATAACTATTGCAAGCAGTACTGATGTTGGTATCATTTTACGCTCCAGTTTGTGGTCTATAGTCTATGTTGTTAAAAGGGAATAATTTATTTTTACTATTACCTCTTATATTCAGTAGTCCCTTTATCATTGTTTCAGAGATAGTATAGAACTTCATCTCTTCATGTTTTTTTGCCATGTATGCTCCTTTGGTTTATGTGTGAAATTTTCAAAGCTTCTTTGGGCTTTGCTATATTTATGATATATGGTTATAAAAAATTGGAAATACAAGAATATGGCTGTATTTGGCTTAAATGCGGTAGTTGGATGATGTTTTAGGTGGTAATAGTGTTTTTTTTTTGGGGTGAAGGAGTTGATTTTATAGCTTGGATACTTTAGATGTACATATTGAGCTATTTTAACGGTGGATACGAATACGAACTCTTTGGAAGGCACTGTTACATTAGATTCTTTACTTAATCGTTTTTTAGACATTTATTATTGTCTCCTTGTGGGTTGCTTTCAAAGCTGGTTTGCTTTGCTATATTAATGATATGTGAGTAAAAAAAGTGGAAGTGTAATTGTGTGCAGGATGGTGTTTGGATGCAACAAATATCTATGTGGTTTAAAAAAATAGTGTGTAGAAAAGATGGATGACTAGACTGTATAAAAGCGAAAATATAATTTAATTAATTCTATTAGTATGGCATAAAAACAAATGGATACTATATATTAAATGTATATATAGCAGCACTATAAATTGTTCTATCAAATTATAAAATACTTTGTCCGAAAGTGGCTCTGAGAGGACTTTGAGAATCGTCTGAGGCTGCTTTGAGAGTACCTTGAAAGTAATTCTTGAGGTTAAAGAAAGAGTGCGAGAGAGCCAAGAAAGTGATTTTCTTAAGATTAGCAGGTTTGGTTAAGTAGTGGTGTTTAGTTAAAATTTAAAACTTTTTTTGCTTGATTTTTAGATAGTGGTTTTTTAAAATTTGATTAAACTGTAAGTTGAAAATCCAATGCTTGAGTCAACAGAAAGACCCAAACATTTTTTATGATTCTTTTTCTTCTTTTTTGTCTGCATCATATTTTTCATACATTATATTAGCAGTTTCTATGTCTTCGTACTTATATTCAAAGCGTTGTTTTTTACTCTTACTTTTAAGAATATGGTTCTTAGGAACCGTAATATCTTCTGGTAGCGTGTACTCTGTTATTTTCAAGAGTTTTTCATTTTTGGCTTCACTATAAGTAGGGTTTCCGTTAAATAGAACTTGCTCGACTCTATTTTCATCAATAGCTTTTAGTTTATCAACCTCTTGGGTAAATAACTCATCTTTCTCTTTTAGAACTTCAAGAAAAGTTGTATTGCTTTTGAAGACCTCAGAGTCATTTACAGCTTTGAAATAGTCTAGCAGATGTTTTCTAATAACACAATTTTTTTCAAAAGATGATGTTAAACTATTGTAGAGTTCTGAGTCTTTTAGTTTAGTAAAATAGTTTATATCTTTTTGTTTTATTGCTTGTATAAAATTTAGAATCTTGTCTTCAAAATTTTCTTTCTTAGCTTCTGATAACATATTATTTTGTGTGTTAAATTTTGAGACAACCGCAATAGAATCTATATTTGCATTTTTATTCCAAAAACTAAGATAAGTTGAAAAGATATCTATTGCTTCATCGTTAAACTTTAACTGTAATAATGGTTTACTACCAGCTAAATTTATAATAACCTGTTCTTCGTTTTCAATGTTTATATATTCAAACAGGTCAAAATGCTCATCCATATAAGATATGGTTTCATCGGCGCTAATTAAAAGCTGTCCATAAACAGGTACTTTTACCGTTTTACCCGATACCACTGAAGATACATATTTATCTATTAATATAGCCTCTAAAAGTTGATTTATTTTATCTATATTTTTTTTAGTCGGTGAAAAATCAACAATACGAAAAAATATTTTATCTTTAACTATCTCTTCAATTGGTTTATTCAAAACATCGTCGTCAATAGTTACAGAATAAGCTTCTGAATCAAAAATCTTTTGTATTAATTTTTTCCAAAATATATCCGCTATTCTCTTGCTACCATTCAACACTAAGGCAATATGCAAACTCTCCATTTTTTGAAAAAAGTAAGAGAGCCAGTTAAGAATTGCCCTAGTAAAAGGTTTGTCATCATTATCCTGATTAAATTCATTTGTTATATTCTCTAAAAAATCTATGACAAAGCCATCATAAATCTTCGATGTATTGTTTATGTTATCAAATCTTTTTTTTAAATATTGGGTATATAAAAACTCATTTCTATACCATACGCCATCTTTTATAAAAAACTCTTCTTCTTTGGGTTCAAACACCTCATTATCGACAATATCAATGTGATACTCAAAGATATATTGTTCAATTTGATCGTGTATGATTTTGTCTTCTTTTTTAATATCTTTTACAGAGACTATTCTAGTTGCTTTATTCAAACGCCTGCTAATTATCCCGCTAATATAATTTTTATCGCCTTTTGATAGTGTGGCATTTTTTGCTGCTTTGTAGTAATATAAATCTTTATACATCCAAAGACATAAATCATTTTTATTTATTTGTTCTACTAAAAAACGAGATTTACCTTCAAGAGGACTAAATTTTGCTAATTCTGTAAATGATATATCTCTTTGTGCATTTTCTTTTGCGTAATGTGTCGCCATGGAATTGTTATAAGTCGCAATCCCTTTGTCATGAGCTTTTTGTATTGGGGATGAAGTATGCAACATTTGCATATTTGATGCGATAGTTACAGGCATAGAGTTTTTTTGGGTTTCTATAATTTCAGCTTCAACATATTCACTGTTTTGACTATTGAATTTTTGTGGTACATCATTTTTTTCATCGCTTAAAGGTTCTATCGCATTAGACTTGTTCTGCTGATTTTCATTATTATCTATATCTTCATCTTCGTCAGCACAATCTCTGAGTAACGCTTGGCGAAATAGTTTTTCCATCTCAGCTATTCGCCCACTAGAATCACCTTTCACGCTATGTTTATTGAATATTTGAACTTCATCTTCATCTTCATCTTCATATTCGTAATAGTTCGGAGATTCTATATCTTCATATTCATCATTGTGTGGAGGCTCATTTCTATCGTGTTCTTCGTCTAGGAAATCTAGTTCATATTCATCATTGTATGGAGGCTCATTTCTATATATATTCTCTTCCATATTAAAGTCACCCCTTGTTACCATCATTTCTATAATGATAAATTATACCATACCCTCACTTCAACAACCTCCCAGCGCAACTCGCTGCGTTCATAAGGCTCTCGTTTGATAGATGTGCATATCTTTGAGTCATCTTAGCTGTAGAATGACCTAAAAGCACTTGCACTTCATAGAGGGAGCATTTGGCATTGACAAGTGCTGAGGCGTAAGTGTGTCGTAAATCATGTATTCTGACTTCTGGTAGATTGGCTTTTATCCTTGCTGTATTCCAAGATTGAAAGATAGATACATATGGTTTTTTTGTCTTTGGGGATGCAAATAAGTATTTAGTTTGTTTTTTGATTTGCGCTAAGAGGTCTTTGAGTGGTGGGGTTATGGGCAA
This window encodes:
- a CDS encoding endonuclease gives rise to the protein MKLLLSLLLLSTLLFSANESFSKSKKELRKIYQGHQTTIYCDCKYNYKDKKNMIVRDSCGYIPRNERTKKGKVNQRAKRIEWEHLIPAENFGRQFSCWRDGDAKCTDKGKAFKGRKCCEKIDKQYRIMQADMHNLFPAVGELNADRSNFRFDFELPSKGQYGECRFNVDFKDRRVKVREEIRGVIARDYLYFNKQYKMKLSKQELQKYNAWDKEYPADTWEIQRNNRIEKIQGNSNPFIK
- a CDS encoding pilus assembly FimT family protein — translated: MKKAFTMLELVMVIVVIGILAAVAIPRTGRDNVAEAATQLISHIRYAQHLALVDDKFDSTVANWYENIWQIRFTGNTYSIVSNDNTNFAQDAMNNGTNMQDIDLNDDYGVTIAFSGSCGANTIIGFDHVGRPILGDLSGTGSAYVAGNLMVANCVIGVSDGTTDINITIRPETGYASIQ
- a CDS encoding CPBP family intramembrane glutamic endopeptidase; the encoded protein is MKIKILIISLSIIIFSNLLVMLSILKMHLPYTISMFIFTLLSLLLWFFLLKKDVPLSIKNIDHGTFKASLLLIIITSSLSVFMIATSEVVNYNHIVLMLITAVLVAVYEEIIFRGIGLGSFLSSGISPLRAILLSSVIFSLFHIGYVASIGLDIILLFMNTFMMGFILGTIYYKTKNILLIIVIHFLWDFAVFINQKLPTVEIGTVTTIILFVTTILYFTWSARKVRLSSHLVN
- a CDS encoding tetratricopeptide repeat protein; protein product: MKSVPILIVLLFMLVQAEDSLLKNQTKIKHYFTKEAERYTTECNQGNLEACNKLGNLYNSGMGVKQDVAKSIELFSRACQGNIPYACTNLGIKYRVDFLGVKKDNAKAVEYFSKACSMGDSNGCHRLAVMYYDGIEVEKDYSKAVKLYEKACNSVYGSISCYSVVKICNLDNSIKESYIDLASSYTKSCEKDDMQGCFKLGQWYDKGIGVERNTSKAMELYEKSCDGKIARGCNEAGKKYSQSRNPEDKAKGFNLFLKSSEMNNAEAFRYIGLTYTGNNIDQNYTKAQEFLKKSCELKDIVGCSYYDTLSAQGY
- a CDS encoding DUF2958 domain-containing protein, producing MGKLIPQTLLSDIPDLYETEGILDPICHVKLFTPDANWTWFIIEFSKEDAKTCFGYVQGMESELGYFTLDELESIHGPLGLAIERDLSFKPIPFSKVKELS
- a CDS encoding Rad52/Rad22 family DNA repair protein yields the protein MFNDKQNQVLAYELDSSRIKSRSKGNINLSYLEAFDVLETANRIFGYGNWSYSITSLEEVSQETNPNQNIVLCYKAVIVVTVHDMQHAKQVQREDVGFGTGIAKTLADAHEGAAKEAVTDAIKRSFRSFGNQFGNSLYDKSRNQNQPQIQQPQQYSQPSQQQIQQTPSQQQHPQQSHNPYDYSSLYNLGLTILEQGQNLIVMGDDMYNKRDSIKACGFRFDTPSKTWWKPIDQQQVA
- a CDS encoding DUF932 domain-containing protein, whose amino-acid sequence is MNQAPALFTEQPHIDVSDKYHFIPTIEVINEIKKNNWYPVSVSEAKVRQEDKEGYQQHLVRFRHFDDLLNPQENAVELLLFNSHDRSKSFSISAGIFRFVCANGLVIADSVFESYKIKHLGERENDVAAAVANITAIKPKLMDKIEILESIELSQHEKESFARSTIPLRFEKHLQVDYQDLLVPHREEDKRNDLYTVLNVIQENLIRGNISGTNKETGRRFTSREITSISKDVDVNQGLWDIAERIASIKEPSFALAA
- a CDS encoding site-specific integrase, encoding MPLQISLSSFKNSAYNLANDFELLQDYNPCKGVKEYELNNQRQIFLSKTQAKRLLQEVNKSQNEHLKYIIPMLLLTGARKREGLDATWSDFDMLNNLWTIPITKNGKKRILPITPPLKDLLAQIKKQTKYLFASPKTKKPYVSIFQSWNTARIKANLPEVRIHDLRHTYASALVNAKCSLYEVQVLLGHSTAKMTQRYAHLSNESLMNAASCAGRLLK